A region of Actinomycetes bacterium DNA encodes the following proteins:
- the istB gene encoding IS21-like element helper ATPase IstB, whose amino-acid sequence MSATPRTKATPVPALGVPTPPPLPEDLEALLRRLRLPHIRRHAPEVVATAKAQRWEPVEVLRALFTEESAGRERSALATRRATAGFPTGKTFAAWSPAESSIPAPTQQALRTLEWVHRRENLVVCGPSGTGKTFLLEALGQHAVEQGLRVAWFTLEDLGVLLRRHRADDTVTKAIARVLRADLVVVDDIGLLPVSQDAAEGLYRLVDAAYEKRSVAISSNLHPASFDELMPKTLATATVDRLLHHAHVCQTSGESVRLSQALAGDGVTPLGGTR is encoded by the coding sequence ATGAGCGCGACACCACGGACGAAGGCCACGCCGGTGCCGGCCCTCGGAGTCCCTACGCCGCCGCCGCTGCCCGAAGACCTCGAAGCACTGCTGCGACGGTTGCGGCTGCCCCACATCCGCCGGCACGCCCCCGAGGTCGTGGCCACCGCCAAGGCCCAACGCTGGGAACCCGTCGAGGTCCTGCGCGCCCTGTTCACTGAAGAGTCCGCGGGACGGGAACGCTCAGCCCTGGCCACCCGCCGCGCCACCGCCGGGTTCCCCACCGGCAAGACATTCGCGGCATGGTCGCCGGCTGAGTCCTCGATCCCGGCCCCCACCCAGCAGGCCCTACGGACCCTGGAATGGGTCCACCGCCGGGAGAACCTCGTCGTCTGTGGGCCGTCCGGGACCGGCAAGACGTTCCTGCTCGAGGCTCTCGGACAACACGCCGTCGAGCAAGGACTACGCGTGGCGTGGTTCACCCTCGAAGACCTCGGCGTGCTCCTGCGCCGCCACCGCGCCGACGACACCGTTACCAAAGCCATCGCCCGGGTCCTGCGAGCCGATCTCGTTGTCGTTGATGACATCGGACTTTTGCCGGTATCTCAGGACGCCGCCGAGGGCCTGTACCGGCTGGTCGACGCCGCGTACGAGAAACGCTCGGTGGCGATCTCATCCAACCTTCATCCGGCCTCGTTTGACGAGCTGATGCCCAAAACACTGGCCACGGCCACGGTCGACCGGCTCCTGCACCACGCCCACGTCTGTCAGACCAGCGGCGAGTCCGTGCGCCTGTCTCAAGCCCTGGCCGGCGACGGCGTCACACCCTTGGGCGGCACCC
- the istA gene encoding IS21 family transposase, translating into MKSAEEIMNMLDAFDLTGSLRVAGELAGVSHHTVARYVAVRDSGMAAGGVRRPMLIDEFLPKVEEWVERSNGKVRADVAHDKLVALGFTGSERTTRRAVAAVKKNYRLGRVRVHRPWVTEPGMWLQYDFGDGPVIDGVKTTLFCAWLAWSRFRVVLAIRDKTAPSVMAALDVTLRRLGGAPTYLLTDNEKTVTTEHVAGIAVRNPAIVAFARHYSVTILTCEPCDPASKGGSESTVKVAKADLVPKDTNLLEAYDTFAELESACEAFCEQVNARVHRVTRRAPADMLAEEQARLHPVPVAAHTVAFGVTRTVAAKTPMVAYDGGQYSVPARLLGQVVWVRVHGAGAGEQVVIVHVGPTGPVEVARHERATPGSPRLDDAHFPPQPAGALDRIPKARNEFEAAFLVLGDGARLWLTEAAASGTTKVRVKMAQAVSLSKLFGAAEVDWALGHAAVHGRFGHGDLASILDHHATTGASSSRHQAGEGGSLTQGTSGWAALGTPAIEEPCDDEQEAAL; encoded by the coding sequence GTGAAGTCTGCCGAGGAGATCATGAATATGTTAGATGCGTTTGATTTGACCGGGTCGTTGCGTGTTGCCGGCGAGCTTGCCGGGGTCTCGCATCACACCGTCGCCAGGTACGTCGCTGTCCGAGATAGCGGCATGGCTGCTGGCGGGGTGAGGCGGCCGATGTTGATTGACGAGTTCCTGCCCAAGGTGGAGGAGTGGGTCGAGCGCTCCAACGGGAAGGTCCGCGCCGACGTCGCCCACGACAAACTCGTCGCTTTGGGCTTCACAGGGTCGGAGCGCACGACGCGCCGGGCGGTCGCGGCGGTGAAGAAGAACTACCGGCTGGGCCGGGTGCGGGTTCACCGCCCATGGGTCACCGAGCCTGGGATGTGGCTTCAATACGATTTCGGCGACGGCCCGGTCATCGATGGGGTGAAGACGACGTTGTTCTGTGCGTGGTTGGCGTGGTCGCGGTTCCGGGTGGTGTTGGCGATCCGGGACAAGACCGCCCCGAGCGTGATGGCGGCCCTGGATGTGACGCTGCGCCGCCTTGGCGGTGCGCCCACGTACTTGTTGACCGACAACGAGAAGACGGTGACCACCGAGCACGTCGCCGGGATCGCGGTCCGTAACCCGGCCATCGTTGCCTTCGCACGGCATTACTCGGTCACCATCTTGACCTGTGAGCCCTGCGATCCGGCCAGCAAGGGTGGCAGCGAGTCGACGGTCAAGGTGGCCAAGGCTGACCTGGTCCCCAAGGACACCAACCTGCTCGAGGCCTACGACACGTTCGCGGAGCTGGAATCAGCCTGTGAGGCGTTTTGCGAGCAGGTCAATGCCCGGGTCCACCGGGTCACCCGCCGCGCCCCGGCCGACATGCTCGCCGAGGAGCAGGCCCGGTTGCATCCGGTGCCGGTGGCCGCGCACACGGTCGCGTTCGGGGTGACCCGCACCGTCGCGGCCAAGACCCCGATGGTCGCCTACGACGGCGGTCAGTACTCGGTCCCAGCCCGCTTGCTCGGCCAGGTCGTGTGGGTCCGGGTTCATGGCGCCGGCGCGGGCGAGCAGGTCGTCATCGTGCACGTCGGGCCCACCGGGCCGGTCGAGGTCGCCCGACATGAGCGGGCTACGCCGGGTAGTCCCCGCCTGGACGACGCGCACTTCCCGCCCCAGCCGGCTGGGGCTTTGGACCGAATCCCCAAGGCTCGCAACGAGTTCGAGGCCGCGTTCTTGGTGCTGGGCGACGGCGCCCGGTTGTGGCTGACCGAGGCCGCTGCATCGGGCACCACCAAGGTGCGCGTCAAAATGGCTCAGGCGGTGTCGCTGTCCAAGCTGTTCGGCGCGGCCGAAGTCGACTGGGCTTTGGGGCACGCGGCGGTCCATGGCCGGTTCGGACATGGGGACTTGGCCTCGATCCTGGACCACCACGCGACCACTGGGGCGAGCAGCTCACGCCACCAGGCCGGTGAGGGCGGGTCCCTGACCCAGGGCACCAGCGGCTGGGCCGCCCTCGGCACTCCCGCCATCGAGGAACCCTGCGACGACGAGCAGGAGGCGGCACTATGA